From the Thermostichus vulcanus str. 'Rupite' genome, the window CTGAAGCGGCACTATCCCGACTCCACCTGTGCCCTCCGGTACGAAACACCGCTACAACTGTTGGTGGCTACTATCCTCTCCGCCCAATGTACGGATGAGCGGGTGAACCGCGTCACACCGGAATTGTTTCGGCGGTTTCCTGATGCCCAGGCCCTAGCAACGGCCCCACGGGAGGAGATCGAGTCTTTGATCCACTCCACTGGTTTTTACCGCAACAAAGCCAAACACATTCAAGGGGCTTGCCAGAAGATCCTGACGGATTTTGGCGGTGAGCTGCCGCGCACGATGCCGGAACTGCTCACCCTACCGGGGGTGGCCCGGAAAACCGCCAATGTGGTGTTGGCCCATGCCTTTGGTATCCATGCTGGGGTGACGGTCGATACCCATGTCAAGCGCCTCAGCCGCCGCCTGGGCCTGACGGAGCATGAGGATCCTGTGCGGATTGAAAAGGATCTGATGCAGTTGTTGCCACAGGCGGATTGGGAAAACTGGTCGATTCGGTTGATCGATCACGGGCGGGCGATCTGTGATGCCCGTAAGCCTCTGTGTGAGCAATGTTTTCTGGCGGATCTTTGTCCTACTGCTGCCCTGCTTCAGCCAGCGCGCAGCAAGACGAAAACCCAAGTTTCCCCTCAGTTGACCTAGCTAACCTAACCTCCTGAAGACCTATGGGATCCCTCACCCGAGCGCTCCGCCTAGCCCTAGAATGGGATCCATGCAAGCAGCAACACCGATTCTGGCGATTGCAGGATTGACGGGGTCAGGCAAAACCCTAGCTATTCAGCAGTTGGAACAGTTGGGCTACATGGGCCTAGAAGGGATCCCGCCCGCCCAGGTTATTCCTTTGATCGAGGCGATGCGCCCCCATCACTCTGCCTTAGCCATCAGTTTGAACCTGCGGCAGTCCCACTACCTAGAGCAGTTACCCGCCCTGGATGCGTGGTTGCAAGCCCAAGGGATCCCCCTCTTATTTTTGGAGGCCAGCCCCCAGGTGCTGCTCAACCGCCTCAGTGCCCACCGGCGTCCTCATCCCCAGCAATCCACCGCCCGCGGACTTTTGGAGGCGATCGAACTAGAACGGCTAGCCCTACGTCCGGCCCGAGAGCGGTGTACCCACCTGCTGGATACGTCGGATCTGAACAGCCAGCAGCTACGGCAACAATTGGAAGCCCTGATTCAAGGGATCCCCCAACCCCTCAACCTAAGCTTGATCAGCTTCGGCTTTAAGTACGGCGTTCCCCCGGATGCCAACCTGATGTTTGATGTGCGGTTTTTGCCCAATCCCTTTTTTCAGCCCCATCTGCGCCGCCTCACCGGGCAGGATCCCCGATTGCAGGAGTTTCTCTTCGCGGATCCC encodes:
- the nth gene encoding endonuclease III; this encodes MASKRTLRQRAVEILTRLKRHYPDSTCALRYETPLQLLVATILSAQCTDERVNRVTPELFRRFPDAQALATAPREEIESLIHSTGFYRNKAKHIQGACQKILTDFGGELPRTMPELLTLPGVARKTANVVLAHAFGIHAGVTVDTHVKRLSRRLGLTEHEDPVRIEKDLMQLLPQADWENWSIRLIDHGRAICDARKPLCEQCFLADLCPTAALLQPARSKTKTQVSPQLT
- the rapZ gene encoding RNase adapter RapZ, with the protein product MQAATPILAIAGLTGSGKTLAIQQLEQLGYMGLEGIPPAQVIPLIEAMRPHHSALAISLNLRQSHYLEQLPALDAWLQAQGIPLLFLEASPQVLLNRLSAHRRPHPQQSTARGLLEAIELERLALRPARERCTHLLDTSDLNSQQLRQQLEALIQGIPQPLNLSLISFGFKYGVPPDANLMFDVRFLPNPFFQPHLRRLTGQDPRLQEFLFADPVTQSTYAHIFSLIQAFWPHYQAERRPHLTLAIGCTGGQHRSVALVERLAQDLQPWVAAPPGQGLPHLN